In Toxoplasma gondii ME49 chromosome V, whole genome shotgun sequence, the DNA window CAGCACTTTCACCATCCGCTTACCCCTCCTACGACGAGCGTATTGTCGGTGCTCGTGCTTGCTTGTTCCTGCGCAAACTTAACCAAGTCTTCGACTCGTGGCACCTGGTCAGCTCCTCTCATAGCGGGATTGATTGACAGACGTAGGCCCGAGGTTGCTTGAGACCCATTTTCACCGGTAGCGGAGGCACTGGGAGCCTCCTTTCTACCAATTGACAACAGCCCAAAGAGCGACTTTGACGCAGAACCAATAAGAGACAGAGTGTCAATCGAGAGCTTTCGAGGATTCACACTGCTGGCGTGTACATTGGGCTGCTCCACGGTCGCGCTATGTCCTGCCGCTAAGCCCGTATCACTGCTGCGGTTTGCAACTCCAAACTGTAAAGCGGGGGCCACTCCCGGTCTTCCTGCAGCAGCATGCGCCGCACGATTCATCATCATCGCCAGAGCGTGATGATGTGCAGCGGCTGTGAGCTGCTTATCAGAGGGTGTTCTGGTTGGCGTGCAGACAGCTTTAGTTACACGGCACTGGGTGCTATCGAATTTCTTGATGCGGCCGTTCTGAAAAGGAATAGGACAAATCGCAGTGTTGGATATAACAAAATTGGTAGCAGTATACATATTCTTGGATGAAGAGTTCAGGGCCATGTTACTGCAAAGAAACAGCGTAAACATGTTGGTCGACTCGGCTGTGGAAATGCTAGAAGCAAAAAAACCATGCTTCCATGAACCAATTATAAATGTCGGCTCCGCTGCGAACATGGACTTGATATCCTGTGGGCTTTCTGGCAGAATCGGTTCAACTTCGGCAAGGAACGTGCGGGACAGTCCCGTTCCCATTACGCGGTAGATGACCAGCTTCACGTCATCCTCCTCACTCACCTTGAGCCTGACGATCAGTGAGGCGCCGTTGTCTTCGCTCCTCAACACCTCGCCTTCGGCGCCAGTGGGCTTGTGCTGGATGAAGTGTTTGTTCGAGAAATTAGTGTACATCGCCCCTGGAGCCCCCTGGCAAGCTTGCCCACCCAGCGCTGGAAAGAGGGGGCCTCCCACAGACTTGGTGCTTCCCAGGTGTCTGCCTACAGTCCCAGAGGCCTGCCGACTGGCCTGgcctgcagaagaaagcgatGGAACAGCGCATACAAATCACCTACAGAGTAAACAGAGGGTGCATTCAGCATCCAACACGTACATTCCTGATGATGCAGGTATATGTGCTACTTTGCAAAAATACATTCATATGAGAAGCGTGACGGTGCGCACCCATCCTGTCACATGAGTGCCAAATCTCGATGGTCCAAGGCATGAAACCTTACGTGAGGTAGAATTGGACGCTTGGTCGCTTGCTGGTGTAAGGAATGGCATCGTTCCAATCTGGACGCTGAGTGGCGGAGCCTCGCAGCCAACTGGTAGTTTGATACGGGGAAGTGTTGTTTGCACTGGCTGCGGCATGGGCGTGGAGGATCCCCAATACCTGTGGATCACGAAGCACACAGCACAGGCGTCTGTCAGTTGAGTGTCTTTCCCTGTGGCTTCAACTAGGTTGTCGGATTTGCCATAGAAAACTCAAAAGATATCAACGACTGTTAGCACAAGTACAAATGATGGGCCTCAAAGAGACCGGTCGCGCTGGGGAGATTATCAACAGCAACTCTTTCCAGTTGTCCCCTAAAACGCCTACGGAAATCGATTGCAATTGATACCCCACCCTGGGGTGTGGGAAAACTTCTTTGCTTTTGGCAGCAAACCGCTCACGTGAGAGGAACCCCCTTACAAAAAAGTGCCGAAGGGGTACTGCACGGATCAGAAGGAGCATcgaggaagcggcagaagaTAGCGCTGGATAGCCAACCTCCGGCGAGGCCGCTCATGCGGCACTCTCATCTCTGGTTTGTTTATCTTACTTTTCGCCCAATCCTGGCTTGGGCCAAGTGGCGCTGTCCTTGCAGCTGATACCAGTTCCTTTTCCGTCACACACATAGACATTTATGTAGAGGGGCACTGTGTTAGGTACTCATGTGGGTATAGTACCTCTGGTGCATCAGAACCGCGCAGGTGGGTGTGTACCATGGGGGAAAGGCGCCGACGTAGCATTTGCGAGTGTTACGTTCTTACCTGTTCGTGGTACCGGGCGCATGTGCCTGGCGAATATCCGTGGCGGCAACAGCACTGGCCATGTGTCCTTCCAGTAGTTCAGCATATGGGCTGAGGCCACCAACAGTCGGAAGCTGGACCCATTGCTGCGCATCAAGAGGCTCCTGCGAGAAGTTCGTGAGCTGCCAGTGAGGCAACGGGATGACAGGGCGGTCTTTAGGCCACACCACACATCCGTCTTTCATCTCCAGTGTGATCAGAcgtcctcgtttttctcctccctgGGTGGTGCCTTCATTCTGCTCTTTGGCTGCAGACTGGTCCCGTCCGGGTGCAGACTTTTCGTCCTTGTCAGCACCTGTCTGGTCCACGCCTCCAAGTGCCTCGACGAGAGGTCCGCGGGAAGCgtcgcttcgctctcgctctgttGGCACCAGGCTGCTCCTAGTGCTGTGGCCGGAAGGCTGCCGTTCATCGTCGGCTTCGATGCCCGCGTTCCCCGCCAAAGCAGCATCGAGCTGAGTATTTGCGTTCGAACCGGTATGCGAAAACTGTCGAGAAGCATCCGAAGTTCTCCTGTCGTGAGTCGCACCATCGAATGAGTTTCCACCAGTGCTGGCCTTGTCGTCTGAAAATCCCCGTTCAGATGCAGAGCACGACGACCCTTCGCCGCCACTGCTGCCGTCAGTTGAGCGCATCTGAAAATAATCCTCTAGAGTGCCCTCGAAGGTGCAGATTTGAGTGACATTACCGCGGGACTGAATGCCCCATTTTCCGTGGCCAATGTTGGAGAAAAACAGGTTAGACCCTTTGCACGCCTGAACGGCATCTTCATGTGAAAACGGTTCCTCCTTTGCACGGTTCCGCAACGCGGGCGGGGGATTGGGAGCCACATATCCGCGCTTGGCAGGGACAGCGCCGGCTTGCTTGGTAGTTCCTTTGTTACCGTCTACCTCAGACTGCAGAACTACACGGCGGCTAAGAACCGGAGCCACTCTACCCATTCCAGGAATGGTGCCACACTGAAGGTCGCCACTTGTGTTGCGACTCCATGCAACGCTACCGCTGAAACCCTGGCTCGCATCGCTACTCTCATAGCGGCAGCCAAGGTCTCCTTGCCTAGGCTGCAAGGCGAGTGGGCCGGCCATCGCGTTGGGTAAAGGGAGAAACCAG includes these proteins:
- a CDS encoding hypothetical protein (encoded by transcript TGME49_212770), translating into MAGPLALQPRQGDLGCRYESSDASQGFSGSVAWSRNTSGDLQCGTIPGMGRVAPVLSRRVVLQSEVDGNKGTTKQAGAVPAKRGYVAPNPPPALRNRAKEEPFSHEDAVQACKGSNLFFSNIGHGKWGIQSRGNVTQICTFEGTLEDYFQMRSTDGSSGGEGSSCSASERGFSDDKASTGGNSFDGATHDRRTSDASRQFSHTGSNANTQLDAALAGNAGIEADDERQPSGHSTRSSLVPTERERSDASRGPLVEALGGVDQTGADKDEKSAPGRDQSAAKEQNEGTTQGGEKRGRLITLEMKDGCVVWPKDRPVIPLPHWQLTNFSQEPLDAQQWVQLPTVGGLSPYAELLEGHMASAVAATDIRQAHAPGTTNRYWGSSTPMPQPVQTTLPRIKLPVGCEAPPLSVQIGTMPFLTPASDQASNSTSRQASRQASGTVGRHLGSTKSVGGPLFPALGGQACQGAPGAMYTNFSNKHFIQHKPTGAEGEVLRSEDNGASLIVRLKNGRIKKFDSTQCRVTKAVCTPTRTPSDKQLTAAAHHHALAMMMNRAAHAAAGRPGVAPALQFGVANRSSDTGLAAGHSATVEQPNVHASSVNPRKLSIDTLSLIGSASKSLFGLLSIGRKEAPSASATGENGSQATSGLRLSINPAMRGADQVPRVEDLVKFAQEQASTSTDNTLVVGGPTSHPSIRAVGSRVAVEAVRTKRYSLDDGEEGNMVPVFSPECQALQSQEAEEARWLQDMQQAAPESPDEILMERHRALEKLRQMQMAAQEEEIIYAQDAPEATLAPGIVAPTIIKDSLVVVPKEHDDVRQLIRAPGIVHPIVDVPKLEIIHPARNAHPATVPQFSTSACTPDDDTGAEWYASLQQQVKNQLLHYYAQTGNLQAATAAVTGSGIHAPEIYTSNMLPYFGDMGASAVQRRQATVLRDEADQIEFVPMA